Genomic window (Thermotoga sp. SG1):
CTTTTCCTAACTTCTCGAGTGAGCCAAGGACATCCTTCAAATCGTCGTATATCTGAAAAGCAACTCCAAACCTCTCACCGAGTTTCTTTACAAAGGTGTGGTTGAGGCCTTTTAGGAGAAAAGGAGCGGAAAAACAAAAGGCAAACAGTGCGCCCGTTTTGAAAGCGTACATCTTTTCTACCATTTCTGTTGAGATCTCTTTTTCTTGCCTTTCGAATTCAACGTCCATGGCCTCGCCCAGAAGAAGTTTGTACGCTGTTTCTGAGAATTCTTCAAAGAGTTTCGGTTCTCTGGCCTTCGCTACCTGTGAAAAGGCCAGAAAGAACAGGCCATCGCCCGCAAGGAGTGCGATCCCTTCACCATAGGCCCTGTGGCAGGAAGGCTTCCCCCGGCGAAAATCCGCGTTGTCTATGGGGGGCAGATCGTCGTGAATGAGAGAAGCCGTATGGAATAGCTCCACAGCGACTGCGACATCGATGAGACGCTCCTCTTCCAGCCCGATATCCTCACCCACGGTGAGCACGAGGAGAGGACGAATCCTCTTACCACCCGCTGTGACCGAGTACTGCATCGCGTTCTCGGTGAGAAGGTTGAAGTGTGGCTTTACCAGTTCTTCTATTCTTTTTTCAATCGTTTCCTTCTTCATCTTCTTCCCTCTTCTTCTCTATCATCTGCTTGAACACATCTATGTTGAGATTTTCGATGAACTTTTTGAATTCCTCCTCTTCGTTTTTGTCTTCTCCTATCTCCAGTTCGATAGCGTGCTTTTCTACGAGGTTTTCGGATACAAAGATGGTTGCACCGGTTTTGACGGCCAGTATTATTGCGTCGGATGGTCTGGAGTCGATCTCTATGAGGGCAGCCTCCTCGTCCTCTTCGTCGGTGTAGGTGAGATCTCGAAGTATCAAGGAGGCATAAAACGTGTTGTCCTTCAAAGAGTGTATTATGACTTTTTCCACTCGAGCTTCAAGAGACTCAAGTATGCTCAGGAGTAAATCGTGCGTCAGAGGACGGGGAAAGTCCACCTTTTCCAGAGCCAGTGCAAGGGCATGACCTTCACACGCTCCTATCCAGATGGGAAGTACCTTGCTGGTGTCTTCTATCCCCAGTATTACAACGGGTGTGTTGCTCACCCTGTCTAGAACAAGAGCCTTCACCCAGGCCTTCTTCAATACGTTTCCCTCCCTCCAGATTTTTCCGCTCCAGAGATATTCTACAACCAAATTTCAGATGGTGGCAAAATTTTTGAATTAAAATGGACGTTGATCAAACTGAAAAAGGAGGGGTTATGGTGGGTATGTTCAAAATCTACGTTGCCACTACAAACCCACATAAAGTCGAAGAAATCAGAGAAATCGCTCCAGAGTGGGTAGAGGTCTTACCCTCTCCGGAAAAAATCGAAGTGATCGAGGACGGAGAGATCTTCCTGGAAAACTCCGTGAAAAAGGCGATCGTTTATGGGAAAAAACTCAAATCTCCCGTGATAGCCGATGATTCTGGGCTTGTTATCTACTCTTTGGGAGGATTTCCAGGAGTTATGTCCGCTCGCTTCATGGAAGAATACACCTACGAGGAGAAAATGAAAACAATTCTGAAAATGCTGGAAGGTAAAGACAGAAAAGCCGCTTTTGTCTGTAATGCCACGTTCTTCGACCCTCAAAAAAATCTTCTCGTTTCTGTAGAAGGCAGGGTAGAAGGTTATATCGCCGAAGAGATAAGAGGAACAGGTGGGTTTGGCTACGATCCTTTCTTTGTACCGGAGGGGTACGACAGGACCTTTGGTGAAATGCCCGAACTCAAGAAAAAACTCAGCCACAGGTCCAGGGCTTTCAGAAAACTGTTTTCGATACTCTCGAAGATCTCAGAATCAGAAAGCCTGTGAAACCCAGAAGAATCAAAACAGCGCTCAAAAGCTGGGCGGCCCTTATGTTACCCATCATCAAACTATCGACCCTGAGCCTTTCTATCATGATCCTTCCAAGGGAGTATAAAAGAAAATAAAGGCAGGTTATCTCCCCCGGTCTCTTTCGGTATTTTCTGTAATACACACTCAACAAAAAAAACACCAGAAGATCCCAGATAGATTCGTACAGAAAGGTCGGATGGAAAAAGGAGTAATCCCTGTACAGAACGGGCCTGTAAGGTTCGGGCACGAACATCTTCCAGGGAAGATTCGTTGGCACACCAAAGGCCTCGTAGTTGAAAAAGTTCCCCCATCTGCCTATCGCCTGTCCCAGTGGAAGAACGGAGGTGAAAAGATCCGTTGCCTGCAAAAAGGAAAAGGAAGGCCTCTTAAAAACGATGTAGAGAAAGCCCGTCATCAAAGCACCGATTATGGCTCCGTGTATGGCAAGGCCACCTTCCCAGATCTTCAAAACGTCCCAGAAACTCCTGTAGTATTTCAGGTTGAAGAGAACGTAATAAAGTCGGGCACCCACAATTCCGAAAATCGTCCCGTAGAAGACCAGTTCGTCGAACTCTTCCACATCGATTCTTTCTTCCTTTGCTCTCCTTCTGGCCAGGAAATAGCCGAGGAGAAATCCTGTTAGGATAAGCGTTGAATACCATCGAAGCTCAAAACCGCCGATTCTGAAGATGTACCTTCTCACAAGAACCTCACCACTGAACACCTTCGCAAGAAAGATCGAAAGAAGAAAAACTCCAAGAACGATCAATAACGTTATCAGGACTCTCTTCATCTTCTCCTCCTTCCCCATATGACACGAACCGCTATCTTGTACCTTGTGGGAATGAGCACCACGTGACCGCTGTCCATGATGACCGCCGTTTTCGCCTGCTTGCCGAAAGTGGCGTTTATTATTTTGTTTGCGTAAAAGTCGATATTTTTCAACTTCTTTTCCATGGCGGTGCTGACGGGCATCACCGCAACGATTCGTTCTCGAGGAAGGAAGACCTTTCTTCCAAAGGAAACAAAACTCACACTTTCACCTCCATCATGGTGTATGATACCATTTTCTGGGGGGTGAAATGATGGATGCATTGGGAAAGCTTTATACCTCTACCGCCATAGTAACTGTGAACGTCGACGGTAAACTGAATGGCATCACCGTGGCGTGGGTGACGAGGGTGTCCTGGCAACCTCCCATGGTGGCCGTTTCCATAGGAAAGACGAGGTACACGAGGGAACTCCTCGACAAAGCAGACTCTTTCGCCGTCTGCATACTCGGAAAGGACGCAAAAGAAATCGCAGAGTACTTCGGAACAGTCTCTGGGAGAACTACCGACAAATTCAAAAAGTACCCATACACAATGAGTGAAGGAGACCTTCCGATTCCAGAGGAAACGATCGCATACCTTGAGTGTGAAAAGACGGGCAGGTTCGAAGCGGGAGATCACATCGTCTACGTTGGAACGGTGAGAAGACAAAAGGTGCTGAAAGATGAACCACCACTTCTGTTCGGAGAACACAGACTGATATAGAAGGCAGGGAACTCCCTGCCTTCATTTTTTTAACAGTTTTGAAAATATCCTGAACAGCTAGCATGCATACTGTGGATTGGGAGGTGATTCAGATGAGAAGATTCACCGTGCTGGTTCTGGCTCTTTTGCTGGTTGCTTTTTCCTTTTCACAGGTGAAGAACGTTATCTACTTCATTGGTGATGGTATGGGACTTGCCCAAGCCTACATTACCAGTCTGATCGAAGGAAAGCCCCTTTCTTTTACGAAAACCCCTTACATAGGTCTTGTGAAGACCCACTCTGCGGACAGCTGGGTGACGGATTCTGCCGCCGCGGGAACTGCTCTGGCAAGCGGTTTTAAGACGAACAACGGAATGATCAACATCCTTCCCAACGGCACCAGGGTTCCCACCATCTTTGAGATAGCAAAAGCATATGGAGCCAAAACGGGTATCGTTGCCACCTGTAGAGTGACACACGCGACACCGGCAGCCTTCTATGCACACGTTAAAAATAGAGGCGAGGAGAACGAGATCGCAAGACAACTCGTGGAAAGTGAAACAGTGGATCTGGTTATGGGAGGAGGATGGGCAAACTTCCTTCCTGAAAGCCTCGGCGGTAAAAGATCGGACGGTCTCAACCTCATCGAGATAGCAAAGGAAAAGGGCTACGTCTACGTGACAAAGAAAGAAGAGCTGATGAAACTTCCAGAGAACACTGAAAAGGTCCTGGCACTTTTTGCGCCGAGCCATCTTGATCCGGCAAGCAGTAGAGAAGAGCAGCCCATGCTCTACGAAATGGTGAAGAA
Coding sequences:
- a CDS encoding alkaline phosphatase is translated as MRRFTVLVLALLLVAFSFSQVKNVIYFIGDGMGLAQAYITSLIEGKPLSFTKTPYIGLVKTHSADSWVTDSAAAGTALASGFKTNNGMINILPNGTRVPTIFEIAKAYGAKTGIVATCRVTHATPAAFYAHVKNRGEENEIARQLVESETVDLVMGGGWANFLPESLGGKRSDGLNLIEIAKEKGYVYVTKKEELMKLPENTEKVLALFAPSHLDPASSREEQPMLYEMVKKALEILSSDEEPFFLMVEGSQIDWEGHDNDIYGVWKEVVEFDRAVQVALDFALKRGDTLVIVTADHETGGLALSSGDYRVDVDRIRKFSKTTDWILANYSLKDSGSFKKAIEKYFGLTLSDSDLDRITSSNNPKVELGRVLSEKVNVGWTTTSHSGVPVPIYVFGPGAENFTGFLDNTDIPKIIMKLAGYSLQYPLVKEPAK
- a CDS encoding polyprenyl synthetase family protein, producing MKKETIEKRIEELVKPHFNLLTENAMQYSVTAGGKRIRPLLVLTVGEDIGLEEERLIDVAVAVELFHTASLIHDDLPPIDNADFRRGKPSCHRAYGEGIALLAGDGLFFLAFSQVAKAREPKLFEEFSETAYKLLLGEAMDVEFERQEKEISTEMVEKMYAFKTGALFAFCFSAPFLLKGLNHTFVKKLGERFGVAFQIYDDLKDVLGSLEKLGKDVGKDVKKVTLVKKMGVQKAKQLADKYYEEVLEALKSKGLYRTFDFLENLKKMVEER
- a CDS encoding bifunctional nuclease family protein, with the translated sequence MKKAWVKALVLDRVSNTPVVILGIEDTSKVLPIWIGACEGHALALALEKVDFPRPLTHDLLLSILESLEARVEKVIIHSLKDNTFYASLILRDLTYTDEEDEEAALIEIDSRPSDAIILAVKTGATIFVSENLVEKHAIELEIGEDKNEEEEFKKFIENLNIDVFKQMIEKKREEDEEGND
- a CDS encoding DUF370 domain-containing protein, whose translation is MSFVSFGRKVFLPRERIVAVMPVSTAMEKKLKNIDFYANKIINATFGKQAKTAVIMDSGHVVLIPTRYKIAVRVIWGRRRR
- the lgt gene encoding prolipoprotein diacylglyceryl transferase yields the protein MKRVLITLLIVLGVFLLSIFLAKVFSGEVLVRRYIFRIGGFELRWYSTLILTGFLLGYFLARRRAKEERIDVEEFDELVFYGTIFGIVGARLYYVLFNLKYYRSFWDVLKIWEGGLAIHGAIIGALMTGFLYIVFKRPSFSFLQATDLFTSVLPLGQAIGRWGNFFNYEAFGVPTNLPWKMFVPEPYRPVLYRDYSFFHPTFLYESIWDLLVFFLLSVYYRKYRKRPGEITCLYFLLYSLGRIMIERLRVDSLMMGNIRAAQLLSAVLILLGFTGFLILRSSRVSKTVF
- a CDS encoding flavin reductase family protein — translated: MDALGKLYTSTAIVTVNVDGKLNGITVAWVTRVSWQPPMVAVSIGKTRYTRELLDKADSFAVCILGKDAKEIAEYFGTVSGRTTDKFKKYPYTMSEGDLPIPEETIAYLECEKTGRFEAGDHIVYVGTVRRQKVLKDEPPLLFGEHRLI
- the rdgB gene encoding RdgB/HAM1 family non-canonical purine NTP pyrophosphatase, which produces MFKIYVATTNPHKVEEIREIAPEWVEVLPSPEKIEVIEDGEIFLENSVKKAIVYGKKLKSPVIADDSGLVIYSLGGFPGVMSARFMEEYTYEEKMKTILKMLEGKDRKAAFVCNATFFDPQKNLLVSVEGRVEGYIAEEIRGTGGFGYDPFFVPEGYDRTFGEMPELKKKLSHRSRAFRKLFSILSKISESESL